In the candidate division TA06 bacterium genome, GCCTGGCGGCCATCAACGGCTCCAACCTGCTTACGGCCATGAGCGCCCTGACCCTGTACGATTTCAACCGTTGGCTAAAACAGGCCGAGATCGCCTGCGCCATGAGCCTGGAAGCGCTGATGGCCAACCTGAAGCCCTACGACATCCGGCTGCACCAGGCGCGCGGCTTCAAGGGCGCCCAGCGGAGCGCCAAAGCAATCATGGCCTGCATCCAGGGCAGCGACCTCCAGACCGGCAAGATCATGACCAAGGTCCAGGACGCCTACTCCATGCGGAGCTCGCCCCAGGTGATCGGCGCCGCCCACGACGCCATCGCCTATGCCAAGTCCCAGGTGGAGATCGAATTGAACGGGGTGGGCGACAATCCCATTTTCATGCCGGAGTTCAAACTAACCCTGACCGGGGCCAATTTCCAGGGCTCGCCGGTCTGTCTGCCCATGGACATGGCCGGCGCCGCCATCACCATGGTCTGCGTTATCAGCGAGCGCCGCCTGAATCGCTTGACCAATCCCGCCCTGAGCGTCGGCTTGCCAGAATTTCTCACCAAGGGGGCGGGCATGTTCAGCGGGATGATGCTCAGCCAATATACAGCCGATATGCTGATTGTGGAGCAGCGTATTCTATGTATGCCGGCCAGCATCCAGTCCATTCCGGCTGCGGCCGACCAGGAAGATTTTGTGTCTATGGGCATGAATACCGCCCTCAAAAACAACCAGATATTGGACAATGCCTACGGCATCTTGGGCATTGAGATGATGGCCGCCGCCCAGGCCCTGGATTTCAGGGATTTCGGTTTCGGCCAGGGAGTGGCCAAAGCCCGGGAGATCATACGCAAGCATGTGTCCCATCTGGAGGAGGACCGGCCGCTGTATTCCGACCATAATATCATGAAGGAGCTGGTGAAATCCGGCGAGGTGCTGGAGGAAGTGGAGAAAACAATAGGGAGCCTGGAATAGAACGCCAAAATCAAAAATCAGAAATCAAAAATAAAATATTGGAATGAGCCTGATCATTGGCATACTGGTCTTCGGCTACCTGATTTCTAGCCTTCTTTCCGGTCTGAACCTTTCGCACCTCAATGTCAGCATCAAAAAAGGCTTGCCGCCGGAGGTCTCAGATCTTTTTAACGCACAGAATGTGGCCCAGATCGCCGATTATACCGGGGCCAAGACCAAATTCGAGTATTGGAGCGAGCTCGTATCCGTTGCGGTGGTCATAATCCTTTTTGCGGCCGGCCTAGTGACGCAGATCACGCTTTGGGCCGATGGGCTGAATATCGTCCCGCTGCTGCAGGGTTTGGCGGTGATGTTCGCCTTGCTGCTGATAGGCTATCTTTCAGGCATTCCGGCTTTCTTGTATTCCGATTTTAAGTTGGAGAAGAAATTCGGCTTTTCCACCATCACCGTAAAGACCTGGCTGGGCGATCAGGCAAAGGGCCTGCTGGTCTCCGGCGTATTGATGGGCCTGCTGTTCGCGGGCTTCTATCTTTTCATCAACTGGCTGGGAACACTATGGTGGCTGGCGGCCTGGGGCCTGGTGGTAGCCTTTTCATTTTTGATGATCTTTCTGGCTCCGGTGGTGCTGCTGCCGCTGTTCAACAAATTCGTGCCGCTCGAGGATGAGGAATTGAAAAACAAGATACTGGACATGGCAAAGGCAGCCGAATTCCCACTGGCCGGCGTCTGCCAGATGGACGCTTCCAAGCGTAGCACCCATGACAATGCTTATTTTACCGGGATGGGAAAGACCCGGCGGATCGTGTTCTACGACACCATGGTCAGGAATTACAGCCATCAGGAACTGCTTTCGGTTATGGGCCACGAGATCGGGCACTGGAAGATGAAACACATTTTCAAACTCATTGCCGCGGTCTCGGCAATCTCGGGAGTTTTATTATTCCTGTCCTCGCTGATACTGGCCCATCCCTGGATCTACCGGGCGGTCGGACTAAGCGGTCTTTTTGAGAAGACCGGCTTCAATGGGGCCTTGATAGGGGTGGCCCTTTATGTAGTAGCGATACTCTTTGAACCGTTGAATCTTTTTCTGTCGCCGCTGATGAACTGGCAGTCACGTAAATATGAGTATCAGTCCGATGCCTATGCCTTAAAGCTGAATCCCTCGGCGGACGATCTGAAGGGGGCGTTGATAAAACTCAGCCAGAAGAACCTGAGCAACCTGTTCCCGCATCCGCTGTATGTGATCTTCCATTATTCCCATCCGCCGCTGCTGGCCCGGCTGAAGGCGATAGATGAGGTAGGCAAAAGGCCGTGAACGGCCTGGGGTGTCTGCTGATGTGCCCTTAACCCAGCCCTTAAGGGCTGGGTTAAGAAGATTGGGGAATGTGATATAGGCCATTCATGGCCTTGCGAATTTAACAAAGAACTTATGCCACAATCATATCATAAAATATGGATCCATCTTATTTGGGGCACCAAGGAACGTTTCCCTGTATTAACCTCTGATTTACTGCCCCAGGTTCTACAACATATCCGGGCCAGGGCCGAACAGGAAGGTTATCTTCTGGACGCTATCAACGGAACCGCTGATCATATACATTGTTTGATTGAAATTGGTTTGACTCATAACGTTTCCACTATTGCCAACTTGCTGAAAGGCGAATCATCTCATTGGATAAATGCCGGGAAACTGACCGGAAGCCATTTCGCCTGGCAGGAAGGATATGGGGCCTTTTCGGTAAGCGCTTCGCAGCTTGACAAGGTCAGAGATTATATCAAGAACCAGAAGGAACACCACCGGCAAAAAACCTACCGGGAAGAGCTGGACGAGTTCCTGAAAGCGTATGACATAGGGGAACAAAGGCCGTGAACGGCCTGGGGTGTGTCCGCTGATATGCACTTAACCCAGCCCTTAAGGGCTGGGTTAAGATGAACATAGAAGTAGTGAAGGCCATTTATGGCCTTATGATATGATGTAAAAAATAATAATAAGTAAACGGAGAAAATTATCATGCCCAAGATAGTCCATTCCCCCCACGACACCAAGATCTCCTGCCAAGGCTGGCAGCAGGAAGCCGCCATGCGGATGCTGATGAACAACCTGGACCCGGCGGTGGCCGAAAAACCGGAGGACCTTATAGTTTACGGCGGCAGCGGCCGGGCGGCTCGCAACTGGGAATGCTACCATGCCATCATCAAGTCGCTCAAGAAACTCAAATGCGACGAAACCCTTTTAGTGCAGTCCGGCAAGCCGGTGGGCATTCTGCAGACCCATCCCCATTGCCCCCGGGTGCTGATCGCCAATTCCAACTTAGTGCCGCATTGGGCCAACTGGGATTACTTCCGCAAGCTGGAGGCGCTGGGGCTTATCATGTACGGTCAGATGACCGCCGGCAGTTGGATATATATCGGCACCCAGGGGATTCTTCAAGGCACTTATGAGACCTTCGGGGCCCTGGCCCAAAAGCATTTCGGCGGAAGCTTAAAAGGCAAATGGGTATTGACCGGCGGCATGGGCGGCATGTCCGGGGCCCAGCCGTTGTCGGTCACCATGAACGAGGGCGTGATCCTGGATGTGGAAGTGGATCCGTCCCGGATTCAGAAGCGATTAGACACCGGCTACTGCAATGTGATGGCGGACGATCTGGACAAGGCCTTAAAGCTGGTTTTTGAATACGTCAAGAAGGGCCAGCCGCTGTCCATCGGGCTGGTGGGCAATTGCGCCGAGGTGCATTCCGAACTGGTCACGCGGGGCATCATCCCCGACGTGGTCACCGACCAGACCTCGGCCCACGACGAACTTAACGGCTATGTGCCGCACCGGATGAGCCTGACCGAGGCTGCTCAACTCCGCAAGGACAATCCCGAGGAATACAAGCGTAAATCTTACGAATCAATGGCCATCCACATGCAGGCCATGCTGGACATGCAGAAGCAGGGCGCCATTGCTTTCGACTACGGCAACAACATCCGGGGCCAGGCGGTGAAACACGGGATCAAGAACTCCTTCGACGTGCCGGGCTTCGTGCCGGAATACATCCGCGACCTGTTCTGCGAAGGCAGGGGGCCGTTCCGCTGGGCGGCGCTTTCGGGCGATCCAAAAGACATCGCGGTGACTGACGAGGCGGTGTTGAAATTGTTCCCCAAGAATCTGCACCTGGCCCGCTGGATCAAGATGGCCCAGAAGAAGGTCCATTTCCAGGGCCTGCCGGCCAGAATATGTTGGTTGGGATATGGTGAAAGGGATAAGGCCGGCTTACTGTTCAACGACCTGGTGAAAAAGGGAAAGATCAAGGCTCCCATCGTCATCGGACGCGATCATCTGGACTGCGGCTCGGTGGCCTCGCCCAACCGCGAAACCGAGGCCATGAAGGACGGCTCGGACGCCATCGCTGACTGGCCCCTGCTAAACGCCATGGTCAACGTGGCCAGCGGAGCGTCGTGGGTGAGTATCCACCACGGCGGCGGGGTCGGCATCGGTTATTCGATCCACGCCGGGCAGGTGACGGTGGCCGACGGGACCAAGGAGATGGCCAAGAGGATCGAGCGGGTGCTGACCAACGACCCGGGAATGGGCATCCTGCGCCACGTGGACGCGGGGTATGACATTGCCAAACAAGTGGCCAGGAAGAAGAAGGTCAAGATACCAATGATGTAGACTAACAACAAAACACCTTCCCTAAACCGGTAGGTAATTATTTAAGGGAATTTTTAATTGGAGTAAAATCATGGCAACTTTTGGCACATACAAAAGCGACGGTGATTTGCCGTTGCAAGGTGGCGGTGGGAGTTTATATTGTTGCTATGATACAGACGGCAAGAAAGTTGCTGTTAAAGTAATTCATAAGAATAGGATTGAGGGAAGTGAAGGATTAGAAAGGTAGAGAAGAGAAATTCAAGCTCTTCGAAGGATTAAAAGTCAATACGTAGTAAATATATTATTGAGTTTGCACGATAATGCACTTCATCATCCAACATATCGGCCAACTGCTAACCTTGACCTCACCCAGGCCCTCTCTTAACGCATTAGGAGAGGGAGGACGGGCGAGGGCGGGATCAAATATGTCCGAGCTCGACATCATAGAGGACGGTCTCGTTGCCATTGAGGACGATAAGATCGTGGCCGTGGGTAAAACCTCTGAACTCAAGCCCAAGCTAAAACTATTGCCCCACACCAAGGTCATAGACGCCGAGAAACAAGTGGTCATGCCCGGCTTCGTGGACTGCCACACCCATCTAGTCTACGGCGGCTCCCGCGAGGACGAGTTTGAGATGCGGGCCTCTGGCGTTTCTTACCAGGAAATTGCCGCCAAAGGCGGGGGTATACGTTCCACTGTAAAAGCCACCAGGAAAGCCTCGCAGGAGGAGTTGACAAGGCAGGCCCGGCAACGATTGAATCGTATGTTGCTTTGGGGTACGACAACGGTGGAAGCCAAAAGCGGCTACGGCCTGGATACAAAAAACGAGATCAAGCAATTAGAGGTTGTAAAGGATCTGAACGAGTTGCAGGCCATAGAGGTTGTTCCGACCTTCATGGGGGCGCATGAGTTTCCGGAAGAATATCGTTCAATTAACAATGGACAGGGAACAATTAACCGCGCCGGTTACGTTGATCTCATTTGCAATGAAATGATCCCGAAGATCGCAGAGCAGAAGCTGGCCGAGTTCTGCGACGTGTTCTGCGACCAGGGCCTGTTCACGCCGGAAGAGGCCATCAAGATCCTTGAAACTGCCAGCAATTACGGGATGTATCCCAAGATCCACGCCGACGAGCTGGCCTCGGTGGGCGCGGCCGAGACGGCCGGAAAAGTCAAAGCAATCAGCGCCGAGCACCTGCTGTATTCTTCGCAGACAGGTTTGGAACTGATGAAACAGGCCGGGACCATCGCCGTGCTGCTGCCCGGCACCAGTCTGACCATCAAGAAGAGCTACGCCCCGGCCCGGCAGATGATCGAGCTGGGCATACCCGTGGCCCTGGCCACTGACCACAATCCAGGCTCCTGCACCATCGAAAACATGCCGTTCATCATCGGGCTGGCCTGCCTTTACCTGGGGCTGACCCCGGCCGAGGCCATCTGCGCCGCCACCTACAATGCGGCCTGCGCCCTGAACCGCGGCGACCGGATCGGTTCCATCGAGGTCGGCAAGCAGGCGGACCTACTGATACTGGACATCCCAAATTACCGCTACCTGCCGTATCATTACGGGGTCAACTATGTCAAGACGGTGGTCAAGAAGGGGCGCATCGTAGTAGGCCAATAAATTGATATTTATGGACACTTGTGGACATTGGGATATTATGACGAATAAGATACAAGATTTTACAGACTTGGTTATATACCAATTGGCCGTTGACTTGGCTGACTGGATATATGAGCTTACTGCCAAGTTCCCGGATGATGAAAAGTATAATCTCACTTCACAGCTAAGAATATCTTCAACTTCAGTCTACAGCAATATCGCCGAGGGTTTCGGAAGATATTATTACAAAGAGAACAAACAGTTTTGCCGCGTGGCCAGGGGATCTTGATACGAGACAAAAGCCCATATGATATTCGGCAATAAACGCGGCTACATCAGCCAACAAATCCTGAATGAATATATACAGCGCCACACAACTCTGGCCATAAAACTGAACAATTAGATCAATGCCACAGGCATTGATGTCCGCAAAATGTCAAATAATGTCAATATAAAAGCGCAGGAGAAAACATGACCAAGTTAGTCGAGTGCGTGCCTAATTTTTCCGAGGGCCGTGACCGCAAGATAATCGATGCCATCGCCGATGCCGTCCGCGGTGTAGCTGATGTCAAACTTTTAGACGTTGATCCCGGGGCCGATACCAACCGCACTGTCTATACCTTCGTGGGCACGTCGGAAGGGGTCAAGGAAGCAGCCTTTCAGGCCGCCAAGAAGGCCCGCGAGCTGATTGACATGTCCAAACACAGCGGGGCCCATCCCCGGATGGGAGCCATGGATGTCTGTCCCTTCGTGCCGGTTTCAGGCGTAACAATGGAAGAGTGCGTCCAGATCGCCAAAGACCTGGGCCGGCGGCTGGGCGAGGAATTAGACATCCCGGTCTACCTGTACGAATTTGCCGCCACTTCGTCCGAACGCCAGAGCCTGGCAGATATCCGCACCGGTGAATACGAAGCTTTGGAGGAAAAATTCAAAGACCCAAAATGGAAACCCGATTTCGGGCCGGCCAAGTTCAAACAAAAATGGGGGGCCAGCGTGGTGGGCGCCCGGGAATTCCTGATAGCCTATAACGTCAATTTAAATACCAAGGATAAAAAACTGGCCAACGAGATAGCCCTGAACATTCGCGAGGGGGGACGGGCCAGGAAGGATGCTTCCGGCAAGATCGTCAAGGACGCCCAGGGCAATTCGGTCAAGGTTCCCGGTCGCCTGAAGGCGGTGCGGGCCATCGGCTGGTACATCGAACAATACCGGCAGGCCCAGGTGTCCATCAACCTGATCAACTACAACACCACGTCGCTGCACGTTGTTTTCGAGACCGCCCGGGAAGAGGCGGAAAAGCTGGGCCTGATCGTCACCGGTTCGGAGCTGGTGGGGCTGGTTCCCCTACAACCCATGCTGGATGCCGGAAAATTTTATCTTAAAAAACAGGGCAAGTCGGCCGGGGCGCCGGAGAAGGAACTGGTGGAGGCCGCCGTCCGTTCCCTGGGCCTGGGCCAGCTGTCCGAGTTTGACCCGGCCAAGAAGATCGTGGAATACAATTTCATAAAACCGAAACCGCTGATGTCCATGACCGTCAAAGATTTTGTGGATGAGGTGTCATCGGAATCCCCGGCTCCGGGCGGCGGTTCGGTGGCAGCCCTGGCCGGAAGCCTTTGCGCGGCCCTCTCGGCCATGGTGGCTAATCTGACCGTGGGCAAGCAAGGCTACGAGAAGGTCTGGTCGGAGATGTCCGCTTTGGCAGAAAAAGGGCAGGATATCAAGGACAAGCTGGCCATGGCAGTGGACGAGGACACCAACGCCTTCAACGATCTGATGGAGGCCAGGCGCCTGTCTAAAACCACTCCAGAACAGAAAATGGCCAGGGAAAAGGCTATGGAAAAAGGTTACAAAAAGGCGGCGGCGGTCCCACTGGAAACGGCCAAAACCTGTTTAAAAGCGATGGAACTTTCCTTGGCTGCCGCCGAAAAAGGCAACGTCAATTTGGCCTCCGATGCCGGAGTGGCCGCTTTGATGGCCCGGGCCGGGGTGGAAGGAGCCGGCCTGAACGTGCTGATAAATTTAAGCTCCATCAAGGATCAGGGATTCGTGAAGGCCCACAAGGACGAAGTGGGCGCCCTCAACCTCAAAGCGGCCGAAATGTGCCAAAGGGTTTTGACGGCCGTATCCGGGAATATAAAATAAAAATGTAACTATGCAGCCACCAAGACCAAGACACCAAGAAAATTGAAGTTTCTTAAATCTAATCCAGCATTACAAATATTGTCGCTTTCGTGCCCCTGCAATGAAATTTATCCTGAGTTTATCGAAGGTCTTAGGGCAGGCTTTTATGGCAAGTATAATTTCATATGGGTTTGAACAATCCTATTCCCTAATCCGGATAAACCGGAACTTTTGCCACCAAGGCACAGAGACAAATAATATTAATAATCCTTTGACTTTGACTTCGTGGCATAAATATTTAAATATCTATTGATTTAAGCCCTTGATTTTTGTATACTTCAAATTTAGTATTGGTTTAATAAAAAATGCCCGATATAAAACGACTTAAAGAACAGGCCCATCTCTTTTTCCAAAAAGGCGAATGGGAAAAAGCCCGCCGGGCATATGAACAGTTGACCATGGTGGATCCTGAAAACCCGGAGCATGTGCTTACTTTGGCCAATATCTACCGGGAGACTGGCGAGGACCGCAAAGCCCTGGAGCAGTATGAGGTGGCGGTGCGGATCGGCGAAAAATCCGGGGATCTGCCCCGCTCCATCGTGGCCGCCAAGAAGATTTTATCTATTGACAAGGGCCGGATAGAATTATATAATAAAGCCGGGGAGCTTTACGCCAACAGCCAGTTAAAAAGCGGGGCCGTAAGGGAATGGCTCCGCTATGCCGACCAGCTTAAGGTCCGGAATGATTTTGTGGCCATGGCTGCAGTACACAAGAAAATAACCGCGCTGCTGCCGGAGAACCAGGCCCTGGGCGAAACGTCCAGGAAGATCGAGCAGATGGTGGCGAAAATGGCCTCGGACAATTCCGAGGACGCCCCGGATCCGGCTGACATTGTGCCCTATCATCGCCTGCTGGAAGTGGCTTTAAAAATGGGCAATGCCAAAAAGATCATGGAAACCCAGCTGACCTATGCCCGGGTTTTGCAAAAACGCGGTTTTGACCGCAAAGCCAAATCGGTCTATCAGAAAATACTGGAACGGGACCCCAGGAACGAGGAGGCCCTTTCCAAAATATTGTCATCCGGCAGCAGCCCGGCCATGGACCAGGGCCAGTTGAAGGAAGAATTGTTCCTGTACTGCAAGGACTTTCAGGACGCGGTCTGGTCCAACATCGGTGAATCTTACGAAAAATATTACGACGTCGGCATGCTTTACCGCGAGGTGGGCCTGCGCGATGACGCCGTCGTTGATTTTCAGCTTTCCATCAAGGGCGGTCAGCGCCAGCTGAAGGGGTTCGAGATGCTGGCTATTTCCTTTCTGGAACAAGGTGATTATGGCCTGGCCAGCGAGGTGCTGAACCAGGGCATCTCGGTAAAAAAGTTTTTGGACAACGAGTATGTGGGCCTGCACTACAACCTGGGTCTGGCCAACGAACAATTGGGGGACCGGCAAAAGGCCCTGGACGAATACGAGCAGGTCTATATCCTGGACATCAACTACAAGGATGTGGCCCAAAGGATGCGGAACCTGCTGGAGAAAAGCGATCAAACCCAGCCGCAAACCCGACCCGCGCCGGCACTGCCCGAACCGGCGTTAAAAGATGAACCGGCACCTGCCCCGGCCCTGCCAGGGCGGGAAAGTTTATCCGTCCCCGAAGAAGAGATTGCCGCCGCTGCGGAATATCCGGAGCCAGGATTAATTCCGGAAGAAGCGGCGCTGGAAAAAGATTATCAGGACTTGACGGCTTTCCAGGCCCAGCCGGAAGAGCCTTTGGCGCCCTCACTGCCCGGCTTGGACGAAGATGTTCTAAATGAGGAACCTTACGGCGACGGCACTTCGGCAGATGGGCCGCGGGTCAGTCTCAGCACAAGCACGGTGGAAGCCATTATGGAACAACCCCGCCAGCCGGCGCTCAAATCGGAGCCCAAAAAAATCTTCCGTCCGGTCCCGGCCAAATCACCGGATGACGAGCCGTATTTGGGATCCAACCAACAGGGCCTTTCATTTTTGTAATGTTTTCTAATCAAACTATTCAGCCACTAAGACACCAAGGCAC is a window encoding:
- a CDS encoding four helix bundle protein; this translates as MTNKIQDFTDLVIYQLAVDLADWIYELTAKFPDDEKYNLTSQLRISSTSVYSNIAEGFGRYYYKENKQFCRVARGS
- a CDS encoding M48 family metallopeptidase, which gives rise to MSLIIGILVFGYLISSLLSGLNLSHLNVSIKKGLPPEVSDLFNAQNVAQIADYTGAKTKFEYWSELVSVAVVIILFAAGLVTQITLWADGLNIVPLLQGLAVMFALLLIGYLSGIPAFLYSDFKLEKKFGFSTITVKTWLGDQAKGLLVSGVLMGLLFAGFYLFINWLGTLWWLAAWGLVVAFSFLMIFLAPVVLLPLFNKFVPLEDEELKNKILDMAKAAEFPLAGVCQMDASKRSTHDNAYFTGMGKTRRIVFYDTMVRNYSHQELLSVMGHEIGHWKMKHIFKLIAAVSAISGVLLFLSSLILAHPWIYRAVGLSGLFEKTGFNGALIGVALYVVAILFEPLNLFLSPLMNWQSRKYEYQSDAYALKLNPSADDLKGALIKLSQKNLSNLFPHPLYVIFHYSHPPLLARLKAIDEVGKRP
- the ftcD gene encoding glutamate formimidoyltransferase, whose translation is MTKLVECVPNFSEGRDRKIIDAIADAVRGVADVKLLDVDPGADTNRTVYTFVGTSEGVKEAAFQAAKKARELIDMSKHSGAHPRMGAMDVCPFVPVSGVTMEECVQIAKDLGRRLGEELDIPVYLYEFAATSSERQSLADIRTGEYEALEEKFKDPKWKPDFGPAKFKQKWGASVVGAREFLIAYNVNLNTKDKKLANEIALNIREGGRARKDASGKIVKDAQGNSVKVPGRLKAVRAIGWYIEQYRQAQVSINLINYNTTSLHVVFETAREEAEKLGLIVTGSELVGLVPLQPMLDAGKFYLKKQGKSAGAPEKELVEAAVRSLGLGQLSEFDPAKKIVEYNFIKPKPLMSMTVKDFVDEVSSESPAPGGGSVAALAGSLCAALSAMVANLTVGKQGYEKVWSEMSALAEKGQDIKDKLAMAVDEDTNAFNDLMEARRLSKTTPEQKMAREKAMEKGYKKAAAVPLETAKTCLKAMELSLAAAEKGNVNLASDAGVAALMARAGVEGAGLNVLINLSSIKDQGFVKAHKDEVGALNLKAAEMCQRVLTAVSGNIK
- a CDS encoding tetratricopeptide repeat protein, producing MPDIKRLKEQAHLFFQKGEWEKARRAYEQLTMVDPENPEHVLTLANIYRETGEDRKALEQYEVAVRIGEKSGDLPRSIVAAKKILSIDKGRIELYNKAGELYANSQLKSGAVREWLRYADQLKVRNDFVAMAAVHKKITALLPENQALGETSRKIEQMVAKMASDNSEDAPDPADIVPYHRLLEVALKMGNAKKIMETQLTYARVLQKRGFDRKAKSVYQKILERDPRNEEALSKILSSGSSPAMDQGQLKEELFLYCKDFQDAVWSNIGESYEKYYDVGMLYREVGLRDDAVVDFQLSIKGGQRQLKGFEMLAISFLEQGDYGLASEVLNQGISVKKFLDNEYVGLHYNLGLANEQLGDRQKALDEYEQVYILDINYKDVAQRMRNLLEKSDQTQPQTRPAPALPEPALKDEPAPAPALPGRESLSVPEEEIAAAAEYPEPGLIPEEAALEKDYQDLTAFQAQPEEPLAPSLPGLDEDVLNEEPYGDGTSADGPRVSLSTSTVEAIMEQPRQPALKSEPKKIFRPVPAKSPDDEPYLGSNQQGLSFL
- the hutU gene encoding urocanate hydratase, translating into MPKIVHSPHDTKISCQGWQQEAAMRMLMNNLDPAVAEKPEDLIVYGGSGRAARNWECYHAIIKSLKKLKCDETLLVQSGKPVGILQTHPHCPRVLIANSNLVPHWANWDYFRKLEALGLIMYGQMTAGSWIYIGTQGILQGTYETFGALAQKHFGGSLKGKWVLTGGMGGMSGAQPLSVTMNEGVILDVEVDPSRIQKRLDTGYCNVMADDLDKALKLVFEYVKKGQPLSIGLVGNCAEVHSELVTRGIIPDVVTDQTSAHDELNGYVPHRMSLTEAAQLRKDNPEEYKRKSYESMAIHMQAMLDMQKQGAIAFDYGNNIRGQAVKHGIKNSFDVPGFVPEYIRDLFCEGRGPFRWAALSGDPKDIAVTDEAVLKLFPKNLHLARWIKMAQKKVHFQGLPARICWLGYGERDKAGLLFNDLVKKGKIKAPIVIGRDHLDCGSVASPNRETEAMKDGSDAIADWPLLNAMVNVASGASWVSIHHGGGVGIGYSIHAGQVTVADGTKEMAKRIERVLTNDPGMGILRHVDAGYDIAKQVARKKKVKIPMM
- the tnpA gene encoding IS200/IS605 family transposase, whose protein sequence is MPQSYHKIWIHLIWGTKERFPVLTSDLLPQVLQHIRARAEQEGYLLDAINGTADHIHCLIEIGLTHNVSTIANLLKGESSHWINAGKLTGSHFAWQEGYGAFSVSASQLDKVRDYIKNQKEHHRQKTYREELDEFLKAYDIGEQRP
- a CDS encoding aromatic amino acid lyase, producing MPVILNGSGLTVEKLVRIARHHEQVELAPDVLERIKQCRTMLEDKIKAREIMYGVNTGIGEFSEVVLNDNQVKDFQKYLIYNHAAGIGDPAPVEQVRAAMAGRINVHAHSNSGCRPEITQTLVDMLNKRVTPVVCQKGSVGACGDLAPMSQIALLLMGEGEAFYNGERLPGKKAMDKAGIPVPGLQARDGLAAINGSNLLTAMSALTLYDFNRWLKQAEIACAMSLEALMANLKPYDIRLHQARGFKGAQRSAKAIMACIQGSDLQTGKIMTKVQDAYSMRSSPQVIGAAHDAIAYAKSQVEIELNGVGDNPIFMPEFKLTLTGANFQGSPVCLPMDMAGAAITMVCVISERRLNRLTNPALSVGLPEFLTKGAGMFSGMMLSQYTADMLIVEQRILCMPASIQSIPAAADQEDFVSMGMNTALKNNQILDNAYGILGIEMMAAAQALDFRDFGFGQGVAKAREIIRKHVSHLEEDRPLYSDHNIMKELVKSGEVLEEVEKTIGSLE
- a CDS encoding imidazolonepropionase, with the protein product MHFIIQHIGQLLTLTSPRPSLNALGEGGRARAGSNMSELDIIEDGLVAIEDDKIVAVGKTSELKPKLKLLPHTKVIDAEKQVVMPGFVDCHTHLVYGGSREDEFEMRASGVSYQEIAAKGGGIRSTVKATRKASQEELTRQARQRLNRMLLWGTTTVEAKSGYGLDTKNEIKQLEVVKDLNELQAIEVVPTFMGAHEFPEEYRSINNGQGTINRAGYVDLICNEMIPKIAEQKLAEFCDVFCDQGLFTPEEAIKILETASNYGMYPKIHADELASVGAAETAGKVKAISAEHLLYSSQTGLELMKQAGTIAVLLPGTSLTIKKSYAPARQMIELGIPVALATDHNPGSCTIENMPFIIGLACLYLGLTPAEAICAATYNAACALNRGDRIGSIEVGKQADLLILDIPNYRYLPYHYGVNYVKTVVKKGRIVVGQ